In a genomic window of Streptomyces sp. SJL17-4:
- a CDS encoding peroxiredoxin codes for MLTVGDKFPAYDLTACVSLESGKEFEQIDHKAYEGKWRVVFFWPKDFTFVCPTEIAAFGKLNDEFADRDAQILGVSGDSEFVHHAWRKDHADLRDLPFPMLADSKHELMSDCGVRGEDGFAQRAVFIVDPNNEIQFTMVTAGSVGRNPKEVLRVLDALQTDELCPCNWNKGEGTLDAAALLSGE; via the coding sequence GTGCTCACTGTCGGTGACAAGTTCCCCGCCTACGACCTGACCGCCTGCGTGTCGCTGGAGAGCGGCAAGGAGTTCGAGCAGATCGACCACAAGGCCTACGAGGGCAAGTGGCGCGTGGTGTTCTTCTGGCCGAAGGACTTCACCTTCGTCTGCCCCACCGAGATCGCCGCGTTCGGCAAGCTGAACGACGAGTTCGCGGACCGCGACGCCCAGATCCTCGGCGTCTCCGGCGACTCCGAGTTCGTGCACCACGCCTGGCGCAAGGACCACGCCGACCTGCGTGACCTGCCCTTCCCGATGCTGGCCGACTCCAAGCACGAGCTCATGAGCGACTGCGGCGTCCGTGGCGAGGACGGCTTCGCCCAGCGCGCCGTCTTCATCGTGGACCCGAACAACGAGATCCAGTTCACCATGGTGACCGCCGGCTCCGTCGGCCGTAACCCCAAGGAGGTCCTGCGGGTCCTCGACGCCCTGCAGACCGACGAGCTGTGCCCCTGCAACTGGAACAAGGGCGAGGGCACCCTCGACGCCGCCGCGCTCCTGTCGGGCGAGTGA
- a CDS encoding alkyl hydroperoxide reductase, which yields MALDELKSAIPDFAKDLKLNLGSVIGNSELPQQQLWGTVLACAIASRSPKVLKELEPEAQANLKPEAYQAAKSAAAIMAMNNVFYRTRHLLSDPEYGTMRAGLRMNVIGNPGVEKVDFELWSLAVSAINGCGQCLDSHEQVLRQAGVDRATIQEAVKIAAVIQAVGVTLDAEAVLASAE from the coding sequence ATGGCTCTCGACGAACTGAAGTCCGCCATACCGGACTTCGCCAAGGACCTGAAGCTGAACCTCGGTTCGGTCATCGGCAACAGCGAGCTGCCGCAGCAGCAGCTCTGGGGCACCGTCCTCGCCTGCGCGATCGCCTCGCGCTCGCCGAAGGTCCTCAAGGAGCTGGAGCCCGAGGCCCAGGCCAACCTGAAGCCCGAGGCGTACCAGGCGGCCAAGTCCGCCGCCGCGATCATGGCGATGAACAACGTCTTCTACCGGACCCGGCACCTGCTGTCGGACCCCGAGTACGGGACGATGCGCGCCGGTCTGCGGATGAACGTCATCGGCAACCCGGGCGTCGAGAAGGTCGACTTCGAGCTGTGGTCGCTCGCGGTGTCCGCGATCAACGGCTGCGGCCAGTGCCTCGACTCGCACGAGCAGGTCCTGCGTCAGGCCGGGGTCGACCGTGCCACCATCCAGGAGGCCGTCAAGATCGCCGCGGTGATCCAGGCGGTCGGCGTCACCCTCGACGCGGAAGCGGTCCTCGCCTCCGCCGAGTAG
- a CDS encoding AI-2E family transporter codes for MSRVPEWLGRLGAGLSSMGERLDARRAEAEREDPIHPPYEDPREAAHEAAAPQGPADGTSGAATSGAATSGAGTPGAGTAAEGVHATVPARPDVAPNIAAPVPEPAAVTAGEPGRSVPAPPSYAPAVAARPDPAAAIPWGMRVAAEASWRLLVFAGTVWVLMKVISSVQLVVLAFVAALLITALLQPTVAMLRRSGLPRGLATAVTAVSGFVVMGLVGWFVVWQVMDNIDNLTDRVKDGIEELKRWALDSPFHVTERQINDIAKNLNDTIGANAEQITSVGLQGVAVFVEAMTGILLAMFSTLFLLYDGKKVWEWTLKLVPAQARPGVAGAGPRAWRTLTAYVRGTVLVALIDAVFIGLGLWFLDVPMAVPLAVFIFLFAFIPLVGAVVSGALAVVVALVTNGPFTALMVLVVVLAVQQIEGHVLQPFILGRAVRVHPLAVVLAVAAGGLTAGIGGAVVAVPLVAVVNTVVGYLRAYSTEQALRSTPEPRGATAFEVAPIPAPGASVAAGDAK; via the coding sequence ATGTCGAGAGTGCCGGAGTGGCTGGGTCGGCTGGGCGCAGGCCTGAGCAGCATGGGTGAGCGCCTCGACGCGCGCAGAGCCGAGGCGGAACGGGAGGATCCGATCCACCCGCCGTACGAGGACCCGCGCGAGGCCGCACACGAGGCCGCCGCGCCGCAGGGCCCGGCCGACGGAACGTCCGGAGCGGCAACGTCCGGAGCGGCAACGTCCGGAGCGGGAACCCCCGGAGCCGGGACCGCCGCCGAAGGTGTGCACGCGACTGTGCCCGCCCGCCCCGACGTGGCCCCGAACATCGCCGCACCCGTCCCGGAGCCGGCCGCCGTCACGGCCGGCGAGCCCGGCCGCTCCGTCCCCGCACCCCCCTCGTACGCACCGGCCGTCGCCGCCCGGCCCGACCCCGCCGCCGCGATCCCCTGGGGCATGCGGGTGGCCGCCGAGGCGAGTTGGCGCCTGCTCGTCTTCGCCGGCACCGTCTGGGTGCTGATGAAGGTGATCAGCTCCGTCCAGCTGGTCGTCCTCGCCTTCGTCGCCGCGCTCCTCATCACCGCCCTGCTCCAGCCCACCGTGGCCATGCTGCGCAGGAGCGGCCTGCCGCGCGGGCTCGCCACCGCCGTCACCGCCGTCTCCGGCTTCGTCGTGATGGGTCTGGTCGGCTGGTTCGTGGTCTGGCAGGTGATGGACAACATCGACAACCTGACCGACCGCGTCAAGGACGGCATCGAGGAGCTCAAGCGCTGGGCCCTGGACAGCCCGTTCCATGTGACCGAGCGCCAGATCAACGACATCGCGAAGAACCTCAACGACACCATCGGCGCCAACGCCGAGCAGATCACCTCCGTCGGACTGCAGGGCGTCGCCGTCTTCGTCGAGGCGATGACCGGCATCCTGCTCGCCATGTTCTCGACGCTCTTCCTGCTGTACGACGGGAAGAAGGTCTGGGAGTGGACGCTCAAGCTGGTGCCCGCCCAGGCCCGGCCCGGCGTCGCCGGCGCGGGACCCCGCGCCTGGCGCACCCTCACCGCCTATGTGCGCGGCACGGTGCTCGTCGCCCTCATCGACGCGGTCTTCATCGGCCTCGGACTCTGGTTCCTCGACGTGCCGATGGCCGTGCCGCTCGCCGTCTTCATCTTCCTCTTCGCCTTCATCCCGCTGGTCGGCGCGGTCGTCTCCGGCGCCCTCGCGGTCGTCGTCGCCCTCGTCACCAACGGGCCGTTCACCGCGCTCATGGTGCTGGTCGTCGTCCTCGCCGTACAGCAGATCGAGGGCCATGTGCTGCAGCCGTTCATCCTCGGCCGCGCGGTACGGGTCCACCCGCTGGCCGTCGTCCTCGCGGTCGCGGCCGGCGGTCTGACCGCGGGCATCGGCGGCGCCGTGGTCGCGGTCCCCCTGGTCGCCGTCGTCAACACGGTGGTCGGCTATCTCCGCGCCTACAGCACGGAGCAGGCGCTGCGCAGCACGCCGGAACCGCGCGGGGCGACCGCGTTCGAGGTGGCGCCGATCCCGGCACCGGGCGCGTCCGTCGCCGCGGGGGACGCCAAGTGA
- a CDS encoding transglycosylase SLT domain-containing protein, whose product MSRISVRGFAVASATAVTTVGAVMGVASGNAAQSSDDNFEAAAADATLLADIPVGEQAQVQVSSLSEQADVQAAAADSIAKKSAEETARLRAAKDAEAKKEAADKAAAEEKAEKERKEAEERASRSAVRDASSFSAQGSYSVSEVKAIARQMIPASQFQCFSNIVDHESTWNYKAVNPSSGAYGLVQALPGNKMASAGSDWQTNPATQIKWGLNYMNDRYGSPCGAWSFWLSHRWY is encoded by the coding sequence GTGAGCCGGATCTCGGTCCGGGGATTCGCGGTGGCTTCGGCCACTGCGGTCACCACCGTCGGCGCCGTCATGGGCGTTGCGTCGGGTAACGCCGCTCAGTCCTCGGACGACAACTTCGAGGCCGCCGCGGCCGACGCCACGCTGCTCGCGGACATTCCCGTGGGCGAGCAGGCCCAGGTACAGGTCTCGTCCCTCTCGGAGCAGGCCGACGTCCAGGCCGCCGCTGCCGACTCCATCGCCAAGAAGTCCGCGGAGGAGACGGCCCGTCTCCGCGCCGCCAAGGACGCCGAGGCGAAGAAGGAGGCGGCCGACAAGGCCGCCGCCGAGGAGAAGGCCGAGAAGGAGCGCAAGGAGGCGGAGGAGCGCGCCAGTCGTTCCGCGGTCCGCGACGCCTCGTCCTTCAGCGCGCAGGGCTCGTACTCCGTCTCCGAGGTCAAGGCGATCGCCCGCCAGATGATCCCGGCCTCGCAGTTCCAGTGCTTCAGCAACATCGTGGACCACGAGTCCACCTGGAACTACAAGGCGGTCAACCCGTCTTCGGGCGCCTACGGCCTCGTCCAGGCACTCCCGGGCAACAAGATGGCCAGCGCGGGCTCCGACTGGCAGACCAACCCGGCCACTCAGATCAAGTGGGGCCTCAACTACATGAACGACCGCTACGGCAGCCCGTGTGGCGCCTGGTCGTTCTGGCTGTCCCACCGCTGGTACTAG
- a CDS encoding PhoH family protein: MVTSTKRRLNDRRTYVLDTSVLLADPNAMSRFEEHEVVLPIVVVTELEAKRHHPELGYFARQALRLLDDFRVRYGRLDAPLPIGELGGSLRVELNHSDPGVLPAGYRLGDNDSRILAVARNLQAEGYDVTVVSKDLPLRIKASSVGLLAEEYRAELAITDANGWTGMSDLALSGEQVDLLYDQESLYVPEAAGLPVHTGLVLQSERGKALGRVTSEGNVRLVRGDREAFGLRGRSAEQRIALDLLLDPDVGIISMGGRAGTGKSALALCAGLEAVLERRQHQKVMVFRPLYAVGGQELGYLPGSEAEKMSPWAQAVFDTLSSVASREVVEEVLGRGMLEVLPLTHIRGRSLHDAFVIVDEAQSLERNVLLTVLSRIGANSRVVLTHDVAQRDNLRVGRYDGVVAVVEKLKGHPLFAHVTLTRSERSQIAALVTEMLEDVQI; the protein is encoded by the coding sequence GTGGTGACAAGCACGAAGCGCCGCCTTAACGACCGGCGCACCTATGTTCTCGACACCAGCGTCCTGCTGGCCGACCCCAACGCCATGTCACGCTTCGAGGAGCACGAGGTAGTGCTCCCGATCGTCGTGGTGACGGAGCTCGAGGCCAAGCGGCACCATCCCGAACTCGGGTACTTCGCCCGGCAGGCCCTGCGCCTCCTGGACGACTTCCGGGTCAGGTACGGGCGCCTCGACGCCCCGCTCCCCATCGGGGAGCTGGGCGGCAGCCTGCGTGTCGAACTCAACCATTCCGACCCCGGCGTACTGCCCGCCGGCTACAGGTTGGGGGACAACGACTCACGGATCCTCGCGGTCGCGCGGAACCTCCAGGCGGAGGGGTACGACGTCACGGTCGTCTCCAAGGACCTGCCGCTGCGCATCAAGGCCTCCTCGGTCGGGCTCCTCGCCGAGGAGTACCGGGCCGAACTGGCCATCACGGACGCCAACGGCTGGACCGGTATGTCCGACCTGGCGCTCTCCGGCGAGCAGGTGGACCTGCTCTACGACCAGGAGTCGCTGTACGTGCCGGAGGCCGCCGGGCTTCCGGTCCACACGGGCCTGGTGCTCCAGTCCGAGCGGGGCAAGGCGCTCGGCCGGGTCACCTCCGAGGGGAACGTACGGCTGGTCCGCGGCGACCGGGAGGCCTTCGGGCTCCGCGGCCGCAGTGCCGAGCAGCGGATCGCGCTGGATCTGCTCCTCGACCCGGACGTCGGCATCATCTCCATGGGCGGACGGGCCGGCACCGGCAAGTCCGCGCTCGCGCTCTGCGCGGGCCTGGAGGCGGTCCTGGAGCGCCGTCAGCACCAGAAGGTGATGGTCTTCCGTCCGCTGTACGCGGTCGGGGGCCAGGAGCTCGGCTATCTGCCGGGCAGCGAGGCGGAGAAGATGAGCCCGTGGGCTCAGGCCGTCTTCGACACGCTGTCCTCGGTCGCGAGCCGTGAGGTGGTGGAGGAGGTGCTCGGCCGCGGGATGCTGGAGGTCCTGCCGCTCACCCACATCCGGGGCCGTTCGCTGCACGACGCGTTCGTCATCGTGGACGAGGCCCAGTCCCTGGAGCGGAACGTCCTGTTGACCGTTCTGTCACGAATCGGGGCGAATTCGCGGGTCGTTCTGACCCATGATGTCGCCCAGCGCGACAACCTCAGGGTCGGCCGGTACGACGGAGTCGTCGCCGTGGTCGAGAAACTGAAGGGGCATCCGCTCTTCGCCCATGTCACCCTCACCCGCTCCGAGCGCTCCCAGATCGCGGCGCTCGTGACGGAGATGCTGGAGGACGTTCAGATCTGA
- a CDS encoding isoprenyl transferase: MNLRDLVYGLYARRVEGRLDHDQVPKHIGVILDGNRRWAKASGGTPEQGHKAGADKIQELLGWCAETDVEVVTLWMLSTDNLNRPEEQLVPLLGIIENAVRALAADGRWRVNHVGTMDLLPARTQSVLKEAEQATHDNTGILVNVAVGYGGRQEIADAVRSLLLEHAERGTSFEELAEIVDVEHISEHLYTRGQPDPDLVIRTSGEQRLSGFMLWQSAHSEYYFCEVHWPAFRKVDFLRALRDYAARHRRYGT, encoded by the coding sequence GTGAACCTGCGCGACCTGGTGTACGGGCTCTACGCACGCCGGGTGGAAGGCCGCCTCGACCATGACCAGGTGCCCAAGCACATCGGGGTCATCCTCGACGGGAACCGCCGCTGGGCCAAGGCCTCGGGCGGGACGCCCGAGCAGGGACACAAGGCGGGCGCGGACAAGATCCAGGAGCTGCTCGGCTGGTGTGCCGAGACCGACGTCGAGGTCGTCACGCTCTGGATGCTCTCCACGGACAACCTGAACCGGCCCGAGGAGCAGCTCGTCCCGCTGCTCGGCATCATCGAGAACGCCGTACGCGCGCTCGCCGCCGACGGCCGCTGGCGCGTCAACCACGTCGGCACGATGGACCTGCTGCCCGCCCGTACGCAGTCGGTGCTCAAGGAGGCCGAGCAGGCCACCCACGACAACACGGGGATACTCGTGAACGTGGCCGTGGGCTACGGCGGCCGGCAGGAGATCGCGGACGCGGTCCGCTCGCTGCTCCTGGAGCACGCGGAGCGCGGCACGAGCTTCGAGGAGCTCGCCGAGATCGTCGACGTCGAGCACATCTCGGAGCACCTCTACACGCGCGGTCAGCCCGACCCGGACCTGGTCATCCGCACCAGTGGCGAGCAGCGGCTGTCCGGATTCATGCTGTGGCAGAGCGCCCATTCCGAGTACTACTTCTGTGAAGTGCACTGGCCGGCCTTCCGCAAGGTCGACTTCCTGCGGGCGCTGCGCGACTACGCCGCCCGGCACCGGCGTTACGGAACCTGA
- the mgrA gene encoding L-glyceraldehyde 3-phosphate reductase produces MTDSRLYRAAADRYDAMEYRRSGRSGLKLPAISLGLWHNFGDDRALDTQRAILRRAFDLGVTHFDLANNYGPPPGSAELNFGKLFAQDFAPYRDELIISTKAGYEMHPGPYGEWGSRKYLLSSLDASLNRMGLDYVDIFYSHRFDPHTPLEETMGALASAVQQGKALYVGVSSYNSEQTAEAARILRELGVPALIHQPSYSMINRWTEDDGLLDTLEDAGMGCISFVPLAQGLLTNKYLKGIPEGSRATQGKSLDPDLLSDEVLRRLRGLADIAGRRGQSLAQLALSWVLRDERMTSALIGASSVAQLEENVAALAGAPLTSDELAEIDSFAVDTQGTNIWAGRG; encoded by the coding sequence GTGACTGATTCCCGCCTGTACCGCGCCGCCGCGGACCGTTATGACGCCATGGAGTACCGCCGCTCGGGCCGCAGCGGCCTCAAGCTCCCCGCGATCTCCCTCGGCCTCTGGCACAACTTCGGCGACGACCGCGCGCTCGACACCCAGCGCGCGATCCTGCGCCGCGCCTTCGACCTCGGCGTCACCCACTTCGACCTGGCGAACAACTACGGGCCGCCGCCCGGCTCCGCCGAGCTGAACTTCGGCAAGCTCTTCGCCCAGGACTTCGCGCCCTACCGCGACGAGCTGATCATCTCCACCAAGGCCGGATACGAGATGCACCCCGGCCCGTACGGCGAGTGGGGCTCCCGCAAGTACCTGCTGTCCTCGCTCGACGCCTCCCTGAACCGGATGGGCCTCGACTACGTCGACATCTTCTACTCGCACCGCTTCGACCCGCACACCCCGCTGGAGGAGACGATGGGGGCCCTGGCCTCCGCCGTCCAGCAGGGCAAGGCGCTGTACGTCGGTGTCTCCTCGTACAACAGCGAGCAGACCGCCGAGGCCGCGCGGATCCTGCGTGAGCTGGGTGTCCCGGCCCTCATCCACCAGCCCTCGTACTCGATGATCAACCGCTGGACCGAGGACGACGGCCTCCTCGACACGCTGGAGGACGCCGGCATGGGCTGCATCTCCTTCGTGCCGCTGGCACAGGGGCTGCTCACCAACAAGTACCTGAAGGGCATCCCGGAGGGCTCGCGGGCCACCCAGGGCAAGTCCCTCGACCCGGACCTGCTCTCCGACGAGGTGCTGCGGCGGCTGCGCGGCCTCGCGGACATCGCGGGCCGGCGCGGGCAGTCGCTGGCGCAGCTGGCGCTGTCGTGGGTGCTGCGCGACGAGCGGATGACCTCGGCGCTGATCGGCGCGTCCAGCGTCGCCCAGCTGGAGGAGAACGTGGCCGCGCTCGCGGGTGCGCCGCTGACCTCGGACGAGCTGGCGGAGATCGACTCGTTCGCCGTGGACACCCAGGGCACGAACATCTGGGCCGGCCGGGGCTGA
- a CDS encoding A24 family peptidase translates to MYVTTIILAVLWGAAVGLLVPRAAYRLSVAPEEPWRDRCPAEHVLAGPARGWLGGPGRQDCATTGSPHTAPLLTALACAVLAAATGGPRPELAVWLFVAPFAVLLASVDARVHRLPDVLTLSLAAVVPLLLGVAELLPYDAGSWRHAVLGALVLGGAYLVLHRISPGELGLGDVKLALPLGAALGWYGWDILFFGAFAGFLLGAVYGLGLVLLRRADRSSAIPFGPFMLAGGLLGLLLGAFTAFP, encoded by the coding sequence GTGTACGTCACGACGATCATCCTCGCCGTCCTCTGGGGCGCCGCCGTCGGGCTGCTCGTGCCGCGTGCCGCGTACCGGCTCTCCGTGGCACCCGAGGAGCCGTGGCGCGACCGCTGCCCCGCCGAGCACGTCCTCGCCGGGCCCGCGCGCGGCTGGCTCGGTGGGCCGGGGCGGCAGGACTGCGCGACGACCGGAAGTCCGCACACGGCACCGCTGCTCACCGCGCTCGCGTGCGCCGTGCTCGCCGCCGCGACCGGCGGACCCCGGCCCGAGCTGGCGGTCTGGCTGTTCGTCGCGCCCTTCGCCGTTCTCCTCGCCAGTGTCGACGCGCGCGTGCACCGGCTTCCGGACGTGCTCACCCTGTCGCTGGCCGCCGTCGTCCCGCTGCTCCTCGGGGTCGCCGAGCTCCTCCCGTACGACGCGGGCTCCTGGCGCCACGCCGTGCTGGGCGCGCTCGTCCTCGGCGGCGCCTATCTGGTGCTCCACAGGATCAGTCCGGGCGAGCTCGGCCTCGGTGACGTCAAGCTGGCGCTGCCGTTGGGCGCGGCGCTCGGCTGGTACGGCTGGGACATCCTCTTCTTCGGAGCCTTCGCCGGGTTCCTGCTCGGCGCGGTGTACGGCCTCGGTCTCGTCCTCCTCCGCCGCGCCGACCGCTCCTCGGCGATCCCCTTCGGCCCGTTCATGCTCGCGGGCGGGCTGCTGGGGCTCCTCCTCGGCGCGTTCACCGCCTTTCCGTGA
- a CDS encoding DUF192 domain-containing protein, protein MGKWADGTGTLATDTVRAVPLEVAASYRARRRGLLGRDGIAGAMLIVRTNSVHTFGMRFAIDVAYLDGSFTVRSVVTMRPGRLGMIRPRGRHVLEAEAGAMADWGLRPGVRVRVETGGDVIGDGDGDGDLTAGPNPAG, encoded by the coding sequence ATGGGGAAATGGGCGGACGGGACGGGGACGCTGGCGACCGACACGGTCCGGGCGGTGCCGCTGGAGGTGGCGGCCTCGTACCGCGCGCGGCGGCGGGGACTGCTCGGGCGGGACGGGATCGCGGGGGCGATGCTCATCGTCCGGACGAACAGCGTGCACACCTTCGGGATGCGGTTCGCGATCGACGTGGCCTATCTGGACGGCTCGTTCACGGTCCGCTCCGTCGTGACGATGCGGCCGGGGCGGCTCGGCATGATCCGGCCGCGCGGCCGGCACGTCCTGGAGGCGGAGGCGGGCGCGATGGCGGACTGGGGGCTGCGGCCGGGGGTACGCGTGCGCGTGGAGACGGGCGGGGACGTGATCGGGGACGGGGACGGGGACGGGGACCTCACGGCGGGCCCGAACCCAGCAGGGTGA